The following proteins come from a genomic window of Mammaliicoccus sp. Marseille-Q6498:
- a CDS encoding BglG family transcription antiterminator, producing the protein MMISNREKSVLKLLSERLHSFLTIHDIAQSLGISSRTVHREMKSVEDTLKDYQLTLARVPKLGLRIEGEPEHIDQFIQSLNEQDTIDLSDEERKVIILYNLIQSKDPVKLYSLANEIGASTHTLNKIIEQLEPELELFELSLERKRGEGLILNGDEANKRQLLARIMLEKLDSDSVYSVVEDHFVYHTLNEKHLQGIVDIDRLFNVERLLMDELGILPYTLTEASYLTLTIHIVLAIERIKQDGHVEIEQSILDDLISTEEFKVSKRLTNVLSNIYDVQFKDSEIAFITMHLRGARRRHETTYENSELHEQRVSKLIEFVKAQGFSFKDEAALFNGLNLHLEPAINRLESNIETYNPLTEMIETYDEQLFEAVSSGLKIALSDYHFPKSEVAYIALHFGGMLEAKETRSLHVLVVCSSGIGTSRILANRLKQHFSEITQTTEVSVSDLKSIDYSKYDGMISTVSVDTKYPHITVNPLLPDHDVESVKYFLKLKQSISYESTDTDVKEAPLSYKDYDHTVSFIEDSVTLIQNMVVEQKKVTNLNRYLVQTLTKQNVITNAEAFSEKLNQRIELQGFALTGYPVAIPHLSDDLIKKPQLIITELTKPLVLKTIENKDQEVSWLVSMFIPENSEQGQLMSEVSSLITEHLEDINQLLKDQVRIENTLKTFFLNKLKQKLTKTE; encoded by the coding sequence ATGATGATCAGTAACAGGGAAAAAAGTGTTCTCAAATTACTATCTGAGCGCCTTCACTCCTTTTTAACAATTCATGATATAGCGCAATCACTAGGCATATCTTCAAGAACCGTTCATAGAGAAATGAAAAGCGTTGAAGATACACTTAAAGATTATCAATTAACTTTAGCAAGAGTGCCGAAGTTAGGTTTACGCATTGAAGGCGAACCAGAACATATAGACCAATTTATTCAATCTTTAAACGAACAAGATACGATTGATTTATCTGATGAAGAACGAAAAGTTATTATTCTATACAACTTAATTCAATCTAAAGATCCAGTTAAATTGTATAGTTTAGCAAATGAAATCGGTGCTTCGACACATACGTTAAACAAAATCATCGAACAATTAGAACCAGAATTAGAATTGTTTGAATTATCACTGGAACGTAAACGCGGTGAAGGTTTAATACTTAACGGTGATGAAGCAAACAAAAGACAATTGCTCGCTAGAATTATGTTAGAAAAACTTGATAGTGATAGCGTCTATTCTGTCGTTGAAGATCACTTCGTATATCACACTTTAAATGAAAAGCATTTACAAGGCATTGTTGATATCGACAGATTGTTTAACGTAGAACGGTTATTAATGGATGAACTTGGTATTCTCCCCTACACACTTACAGAAGCGAGTTATTTAACGTTAACGATTCATATCGTGCTCGCCATTGAACGTATCAAACAAGATGGTCATGTTGAAATTGAACAAAGTATTTTAGATGACCTCATTTCAACTGAAGAATTTAAAGTATCTAAACGGCTTACAAATGTTTTAAGTAATATTTATGACGTCCAATTTAAAGACTCAGAAATTGCTTTTATTACGATGCATTTAAGAGGTGCAAGAAGACGCCATGAAACCACTTATGAAAATAGTGAATTGCATGAGCAACGTGTATCCAAATTAATTGAATTTGTGAAAGCTCAAGGCTTTTCTTTCAAAGATGAAGCAGCATTATTTAATGGCCTGAACTTACATTTAGAACCTGCTATTAATAGATTAGAATCAAACATTGAAACCTACAATCCGCTTACCGAAATGATAGAAACGTATGATGAACAGTTGTTTGAAGCCGTTTCATCAGGGTTAAAGATTGCACTCAGTGATTATCATTTCCCAAAAAGTGAAGTTGCATATATCGCACTACACTTTGGAGGCATGTTAGAAGCTAAAGAAACCCGTTCTCTACACGTATTAGTCGTTTGTAGCAGTGGTATTGGCACAAGTAGAATTCTAGCAAACCGATTGAAGCAACATTTTTCTGAAATTACTCAAACGACAGAAGTCTCAGTCAGTGATTTAAAATCAATTGATTACTCAAAGTATGATGGCATGATTTCAACCGTTTCCGTTGATACAAAATATCCGCACATTACAGTTAATCCGCTCTTACCAGATCACGATGTAGAAAGCGTAAAGTATTTTTTAAAGTTAAAACAATCCATTTCTTATGAATCTACAGACACCGACGTAAAAGAAGCGCCCCTATCATATAAAGACTATGATCACACAGTTTCTTTTATAGAAGACAGCGTGACGTTAATTCAAAATATGGTTGTTGAACAGAAAAAAGTAACAAACCTTAATCGATATTTAGTACAAACTTTAACAAAACAAAATGTCATAACCAATGCTGAGGCGTTCAGTGAAAAATTAAATCAAAGAATTGAACTGCAAGGTTTCGCATTAACCGGATACCCAGTTGCTATTCCACACCTATCCGACGATTTAATCAAAAAACCGCAACTGATCATAACAGAATTAACAAAACCTTTAGTACTCAAAACGATAGAGAACAAAGATCAAGAAGTGAGCTGGCTTGTATCTATGTTTATCCCTGAAAATTCAGAGCAAGGTCAGCTTATGAGTGAAGTATCATCTTTAATCACAGAACATTTAGAAGATATTAATCAGTTGTTAAAAGATCAAGTGAGAATTGAAAATACACTCAAAACATTTTTCTTAAATAAATTAAAACAAAAACTAACGAAAACGGAGTGA
- a CDS encoding PTS sugar transporter subunit IIA, whose amino-acid sequence MTKLFNPENIFMNLSVNSQEEAIEKAGQALVDDGAVTEKYISAMKDREQIVTTYMGNYLAIPHGTDDAKTEVLKSGLVLLHIPEGVDWDGNETKVVVGIAGKDGEHLDILSQIAIVFSEEENVDRVIKAESKDEILAIFEEVEL is encoded by the coding sequence ATGACAAAATTATTTAATCCAGAAAACATATTCATGAACTTATCAGTAAATTCACAAGAGGAAGCAATTGAAAAAGCTGGCCAAGCATTAGTTGATGACGGTGCAGTTACTGAAAAATATATTTCAGCAATGAAAGATCGTGAGCAAATTGTAACAACTTATATGGGGAATTATTTAGCTATTCCACACGGTACGGATGACGCAAAGACTGAAGTATTAAAATCAGGTCTCGTATTACTTCATATTCCAGAAGGTGTTGATTGGGATGGTAATGAAACGAAAGTCGTTGTAGGTATTGCTGGTAAAGATGGCGAACATTTAGATATTCTTTCACAAATTGCGATTGTATTCAGTGAAGAAGAAAACGTAGATCGTGTAATTAAAGCTGAATCTAAAGACGAAATTCTAGCAATCTTCGAGGAGGTTGAACTATAA
- a CDS encoding mannitol-1-phosphate 5-dehydrogenase produces the protein MKAVHFGAGNIGRGFIGKVLSDNGYDVTFVDVNADVIDHINKEKAYNVVIANEENTKEHVSGVAGINSMTQPEDLKAAILEADVITTAVGVNILPIIAKSFASYLKERNQAQPLNVVACENAIMATDQLKNAILDITGPLPDAISFPNSAVDRIVPQGQKEGSLDVLVEPFFEWVVEAKKWQGTQLEDVHYVEDLTPYIERKLLTVNTGHAYLAYFGQYKGYNTILEAIQDKEINDGLHEILNETSEYLISNFDEFTKEDQGYYVEKIIARFNNAYLSDDVTRVGRGVLRKVGPNDRIVKPLKALSKYNKKHSELIKALCYLLEYKDENDKETVEKDSYINEHSVAEFLNKYAELETDIIEEVIIQYTSIKK, from the coding sequence ATGAAAGCTGTTCATTTTGGTGCTGGTAATATCGGTCGAGGATTTATAGGCAAAGTATTAAGTGACAATGGTTATGACGTAACTTTTGTTGACGTTAACGCTGACGTTATCGACCATATTAATAAAGAAAAAGCATATAACGTTGTCATTGCAAACGAAGAAAATACTAAAGAACATGTTTCAGGTGTTGCAGGCATCAATAGCATGACTCAACCTGAAGATTTAAAAGCAGCAATACTTGAAGCAGATGTTATCACAACTGCTGTAGGTGTTAACATTCTACCTATTATCGCTAAATCATTCGCAAGTTATTTAAAAGAACGCAACCAAGCTCAACCTTTAAACGTCGTTGCTTGTGAGAACGCGATTATGGCAACGGATCAACTTAAAAATGCAATTTTAGACATCACTGGTCCACTACCTGATGCCATTTCATTCCCGAATTCAGCTGTAGACCGCATCGTGCCACAAGGCCAAAAAGAAGGTTCTTTAGATGTATTAGTTGAACCATTTTTCGAATGGGTTGTTGAAGCTAAAAAATGGCAAGGTACTCAATTAGAAGATGTACATTACGTTGAAGATTTAACACCTTATATCGAAAGAAAGCTTTTAACCGTTAATACTGGCCACGCTTACTTAGCTTATTTTGGTCAATACAAAGGTTACAATACTATTCTTGAAGCAATTCAAGATAAAGAAATTAACGACGGTTTGCATGAAATATTAAACGAAACAAGCGAATACCTTATTTCTAACTTTGATGAATTCACTAAAGAAGATCAAGGCTATTATGTCGAAAAAATAATCGCGCGTTTTAACAATGCATACTTATCAGATGACGTTACAAGAGTCGGTCGTGGCGTACTTCGTAAAGTTGGACCAAATGACCGTATCGTTAAACCGTTAAAAGCATTATCAAAATATAACAAAAAACATTCAGAACTCATTAAAGCATTATGTTACCTATTAGAATACAAAGATGAAAATGATAAAGAAACAGTCGAAAAAGACAGTTATATCAACGAACATAGTGTAGCAGAATTTTTAAACAAATATGCAGAGCTAGAAACAGATATTATTGAAGAAGTTATTATCCAGTATACTTCTATTAAAAAATAG
- the sarA gene encoding global transcriptional regulator SarA, protein MAISKIENCADLLSLVTYVDKLKSIIKKDFSLSFEEFAVLTYINETVEEEYHLKNIINKLNYKQPQIVKAVKNLSQQDYFTKRRNEYDERTVLILVNKKQRKSISEVLNKIDKEIAKTEITD, encoded by the coding sequence ATGGCAATTTCTAAAATAGAAAATTGTGCAGATTTACTATCACTTGTAACATATGTAGACAAATTAAAGTCTATTATTAAAAAGGACTTTTCACTAAGTTTTGAAGAGTTTGCAGTATTAACTTATATTAATGAAACAGTTGAAGAAGAATATCATTTAAAAAACATCATTAATAAATTAAACTACAAACAACCTCAAATCGTTAAAGCTGTTAAAAACTTATCACAACAAGATTACTTCACTAAGAGAAGAAACGAATATGATGAGCGTACTGTTTTGATTTTAGTAAATAAAAAACAACGTAAATCTATCTCAGAAGTACTTAATAAAATTGATAAAGAAATAGCGAAAACTGAAATAACTGATTAA
- a CDS encoding alpha/beta hydrolase translates to MGVLITRDSKHLVYEKHGNGSPLIMLHGLNMNLATFKTTVEKLKDDYTIYTIDSRGHGKSDKPLEFSIQQHINDIMDLMELEQIESANILGHDMGGLIAQELAIQQPEKVRKLVLVSTISNQGKQPLIRLIAKHRDKVAGFSKEEAMLILFNEIFYDVDSTFKWYQEVKKYHRMTVEEDAISVRSINGINIRAENVNLPTLIIKGKHDPFTVDDDTEAIKDAQLEIFEHSGHAPFIEEEEKFINVVTTFLKEPIMNKESIS, encoded by the coding sequence ATGGGAGTATTGATTACGAGGGACAGTAAGCATTTAGTCTATGAAAAGCATGGGAACGGCTCTCCATTAATTATGTTGCATGGACTGAATATGAATTTAGCTACTTTTAAAACAACTGTTGAAAAATTAAAAGATGATTATACAATATATACGATAGATTCAAGAGGACACGGTAAATCAGATAAACCTCTTGAGTTTTCTATCCAACAACATATAAATGACATTATGGATTTAATGGAACTAGAACAAATAGAATCAGCAAACATATTAGGTCACGATATGGGTGGACTCATCGCTCAAGAACTTGCCATTCAACAACCTGAAAAAGTTAGGAAATTAGTTTTAGTATCTACAATTTCCAACCAAGGAAAACAACCATTAATCAGATTAATAGCCAAACATAGAGATAAAGTAGCTGGATTTAGTAAAGAAGAAGCCATGTTAATTTTATTTAACGAAATATTTTATGATGTAGATTCAACATTTAAATGGTATCAAGAAGTAAAAAAATATCACAGAATGACAGTCGAAGAAGACGCAATTTCAGTTCGCTCAATAAACGGTATAAACATACGAGCTGAAAATGTAAATTTACCAACACTTATAATAAAAGGGAAGCATGATCCATTTACAGTAGATGACGATACAGAAGCAATAAAAGACGCCCAACTAGAGATTTTTGAACACTCCGGACATGCACCGTTCATCGAAGAAGAAGAAAAATTTATAAATGTCGTGACAACTTTTTTAAAAGAGCCAATAATGAATAAAGAATCAATCAGTTAA
- a CDS encoding alpha/beta hydrolase, with protein MNLFLTKENVAIHYETTGTGVPIVLLHGAFQDMGVFQPLVKKLSKQYQVITIDLRGHGLSDSTLEMRVDNYVSDVQQLLKALYINNAYIIGLELGSTVATGLTYKNPEHINGMVLINPTDDHRTFPENRIYDRHADEIRIMTPEEREKYLLRFRYKNIKQAKKFMKAHSPSNDLLTMEEDIAIKRSFKNFDILSLLPEIKARTLVISGAYDGKILYSEGQKISELLPEGEFKLFENSGELPFVEEEEKFFKEINRFLSEASVEK; from the coding sequence ATGAATTTATTCTTAACTAAAGAGAATGTAGCAATCCATTATGAAACAACAGGAACAGGGGTTCCTATTGTACTTTTACATGGTGCTTTTCAAGATATGGGCGTTTTTCAACCTCTTGTAAAAAAACTGAGTAAACAATATCAAGTTATTACAATAGACTTAAGAGGACATGGTTTAAGTGACTCTACTTTAGAAATGAGAGTCGACAACTACGTATCAGATGTTCAGCAATTACTTAAAGCTTTATATATTAATAACGCATATATCATTGGTTTAGAATTGGGCTCTACAGTAGCAACAGGATTAACTTATAAAAATCCAGAACATATCAATGGTATGGTGTTGATTAATCCAACAGACGATCATCGTACTTTCCCTGAAAACCGTATTTATGATAGACATGCGGACGAAATCAGAATCATGACACCTGAAGAAAGAGAAAAATACTTACTACGTTTTAGATATAAAAATATTAAACAAGCTAAGAAATTTATGAAAGCACACAGTCCATCTAATGATTTATTAACAATGGAAGAAGACATTGCTATTAAACGTTCGTTCAAAAATTTTGATATTTTATCGTTATTACCAGAGATTAAAGCAAGAACTCTTGTCATTTCTGGAGCTTATGACGGCAAGATCCTATATAGCGAAGGTCAAAAAATAAGCGAGTTATTACCTGAAGGAGAATTTAAATTATTCGAGAACTCAGGAGAACTACCATTTGTTGAAGAAGAAGAAAAATTCTTTAAAGAAATCAATCGATTTTTAAGCGAAGCTTCTGTTGAAAAGTAA
- a CDS encoding HAD family hydrolase, which yields MSSCDIQAIIFDLEDTLVDREKSRMKFLEEQFERFHELMVTVQRRDFEKVYFSLNPYGLEDMEWVYQELVKRLNIERISWKTFYNDYHMHHYRYHFSFHDTLFTLDKLRQMGYKLGVIANGKTDEIAHVLNAIGVDPYIHYVSTSEEVGAKKPDPKIFEDNMKHLGVTAEHVLYVGDCPLNDVAAAHAMGMTSVWIANAVIGTPEDDELDYTIESLSDLIEICKKIKRGEAQ from the coding sequence ATGAGTTCGTGTGACATTCAAGCGATCATTTTTGATTTAGAGGATACGCTTGTGGATCGCGAGAAATCGCGAATGAAGTTTTTGGAAGAACAATTTGAAAGATTTCACGAGTTAATGGTTACAGTCCAAAGACGTGATTTTGAAAAGGTATATTTTTCATTGAATCCCTATGGTTTAGAAGATATGGAATGGGTATATCAAGAATTAGTGAAACGATTAAATATAGAACGCATTTCTTGGAAGACATTTTATAACGACTATCATATGCATCATTATAGATATCATTTTTCATTCCATGATACGCTTTTTACATTAGATAAGTTGAGACAAATGGGTTATAAACTAGGTGTAATTGCTAATGGAAAGACTGATGAAATTGCTCATGTGCTTAATGCTATAGGTGTTGATCCATATATTCATTATGTTTCAACGTCTGAAGAAGTTGGCGCTAAAAAGCCAGATCCAAAAATATTCGAAGATAATATGAAGCATCTAGGTGTAACTGCAGAACATGTTTTATATGTAGGGGACTGTCCTTTAAACGATGTCGCAGCAGCTCACGCAATGGGTATGACAAGCGTTTGGATAGCAAATGCTGTAATAGGAACACCTGAAGATGATGAACTTGATTATACAATTGAAAGTTTAAGTGATTTAATAGAGATATGTAAAAAAATCAAAAGAGGTGAAGCACAATGA
- a CDS encoding iron ABC transporter permease has product MRTKYTTNNQHIIKLIVIWFLVLLCSIAISLFVGSTGITWKFDTELDWTIFYKLRVPRTLLALIAGMGLVLSGHIYQTILNNPLADSFTLGLASGATFGSALAVFLSVSIWFVPVFSIFFSMLTLIVVVFVTETMVKTFHVATMILSGIFIGAFFNAALYILLLLKPDKMNNMVSYMFGSVSAAENITVQITGAVTVICILILFSMSHFIKVIQLGEDKAVTLGVNVRLISWCCLLIAAVMTAVIISFTGIIGFIGMIVPQVVRRVYKVPILIQMILNILIGGSLLLVADTIGRIIIHPVQIPVGIVLSIIAIPVMMYLMITEQRKKENS; this is encoded by the coding sequence TTGCGAACAAAGTATACGACAAATAATCAACATATTATTAAACTGATCGTCATATGGTTTCTTGTTCTATTGTGTTCAATTGCGATTTCATTATTTGTTGGGTCGACAGGGATTACTTGGAAATTTGATACTGAGCTAGATTGGACAATCTTTTATAAATTAAGAGTACCAAGAACACTACTCGCATTGATTGCTGGTATGGGGTTAGTGTTAAGTGGTCATATTTATCAAACGATATTAAATAATCCACTAGCAGATAGTTTTACGTTAGGATTAGCAAGTGGCGCTACGTTCGGTAGTGCGCTTGCTGTATTTTTAAGTGTTTCGATTTGGTTTGTTCCTGTATTTTCTATATTTTTTAGCATGTTAACGTTAATCGTCGTTGTATTCGTTACAGAAACAATGGTAAAGACTTTCCATGTTGCTACTATGATATTATCCGGCATATTTATAGGTGCTTTTTTTAATGCAGCACTTTATATACTGTTATTATTAAAGCCAGACAAGATGAATAATATGGTTTCATACATGTTTGGAAGTGTATCAGCAGCTGAAAATATAACAGTTCAAATTACAGGTGCCGTTACAGTTATTTGTATACTCATATTGTTTAGTATGAGTCACTTTATTAAAGTTATACAGTTAGGTGAAGATAAAGCTGTAACGTTAGGCGTAAATGTGAGATTGATATCATGGTGCTGTTTACTCATAGCGGCGGTCATGACTGCTGTAATTATAAGCTTTACAGGTATTATCGGATTTATAGGTATGATTGTCCCACAAGTAGTTAGAAGAGTTTATAAGGTACCTATACTTATTCAAATGATACTGAATATATTAATAGGTGGTTCTTTATTATTAGTAGCTGATACAATCGGAAGAATCATCATACACCCAGTGCAAATCCCGGTTGGTATTGTACTATCTATCATAGCGATTCCTGTTATGATGTATTTAATGATTACTGAACAGCGAAAAAAGGAAAATTCATAA
- a CDS encoding ABC transporter substrate-binding protein encodes MKYFKVFYLLLAAMVVLTACQSSKETKQNSTEKHEYKRIVSLIPSNTEILYELGLGDKVVGVSTVDDYPKEVKNKKKFDAFKLDTEALMKAKPDLILAHESNKATQEKDLKKLSDAGVKVVYIKDAHSIDEMYQTFKQVGKITSKESKANKLVEKVKHDIEDVKKAIPKDQEGKKVFMEISSQPDIYTAGSHTFYNDMLKTIKAKNVYEDQKGWLKTDKENILKRNPDVMITTSGQSETEYQQLNNNREGFDQVNAIKENHIHSLNADTISRPGPRLAKGLKELANKVYDK; translated from the coding sequence ATGAAATATTTTAAAGTTTTTTATTTATTGTTAGCAGCAATGGTTGTACTAACAGCATGTCAAAGTAGTAAAGAAACGAAACAAAATTCAACAGAGAAGCATGAATATAAACGAATCGTTTCACTTATCCCGAGTAACACGGAAATTTTATATGAATTAGGACTTGGAGACAAAGTTGTCGGCGTTTCAACAGTTGACGATTACCCGAAAGAAGTTAAAAACAAAAAGAAATTTGATGCATTTAAATTAGATACAGAAGCATTAATGAAAGCAAAACCAGACTTAATATTGGCACATGAATCCAATAAGGCAACACAAGAAAAAGATTTAAAAAAATTGAGTGATGCAGGTGTTAAAGTTGTTTACATAAAAGACGCACATTCAATTGATGAAATGTATCAAACTTTTAAACAAGTAGGAAAAATTACAAGTAAAGAATCCAAGGCAAATAAACTTGTTGAAAAAGTAAAACATGATATTGAAGATGTTAAAAAAGCGATACCTAAAGACCAAGAGGGTAAAAAAGTATTTATGGAAATTTCCTCACAACCAGATATTTATACAGCAGGTTCGCATACATTTTATAACGATATGTTGAAAACGATAAAAGCTAAAAATGTCTATGAAGATCAAAAGGGTTGGTTAAAAACAGATAAAGAAAATATTTTAAAACGGAACCCAGATGTTATGATTACGACGAGTGGACAAAGTGAAACAGAATATCAACAATTAAATAACAATAGAGAAGGCTTTGATCAAGTCAATGCAATAAAAGAAAACCATATTCATTCATTAAATGCAGATACAATTTCTAGACCTGGACCGAGATTAGCGAAAGGGTTAAAAGAACTTGCGAACAAAGTATACGACAAATAA